The Pyrenophora tritici-repentis strain M4 chromosome 3, whole genome shotgun sequence genome has a window encoding:
- a CDS encoding CotS, choline kinase involved in LPS biosynthesis: MADPSNWQAPQSGGPLRSDHSTPLLSTALEDGSSPHSTKVVSFPDDNTISPLMIGKNKELDQKDYLDLDRPARQHTTSISKKRLTARPSTERLVPSKVPTAEGNPSLNSLLSDSSTDVGSHSHHAHENLLKQVGTWLKHERSRRHARRAKRKAAKEGDASHEQSGGAGREAADQPIFRPRSDSDSSQGEDSLNQLATILEKTLSMKLADAKRRPGNSSRNSTGLKRHSAISLDADYFESVDQLVPSCEAILDNSKTMAYNVDLPGAESVPEVSEKEARKEREAWTKFRAEILRLAHTLKLKGWRKVPMELSNEIDVQRLSGALTNAVYVVSPPKNLPAQEQNEDGPPKPRNPPPKLLLRIYGPQVEHLIDRESELQILTRLARKRIGPRLLGTFTNGRFEEFLHAKPLTSKELRNADTSKQIAKRMRELHEGIDLLKEEREAGPFVWQNWDKWVERCEYIVTWLDQQIREAKQNATPSSSDKWKKLGYVCGTEWPVFRQMIEKYRRWLEEQYGGIDKINERMVFAHNDTQYGNILRMVPQGESPLLLPANQHKQLVVIDFEYANANLPGLEFANHFTEWTYNYHDAEVPWRCNTKYYPTIEEQHRFIRAYLMHNPSYKASGGYTSNPATPHLGPLPSTGSTTALTATAVPTNISTFMLDSRAPPGEKYQEQEMQSERQIEEETRRLLAETKLWRLANSAMWVAWGIVQAHVPGLPDFDAEEKKAAEIQNEEAVVLDGVTAEIKAEAEAEKQGAGIVSEETAEQKEIQIQAEQDADLFKPQDEEEFDYLAYANDRAMFVWGDALRMGMVDMKDLPEELQSRVKLVEY; this comes from the exons ATGGCCGACCCCTCCAATTGGCAGGCGCCGCAGTCTGGTGGCCCACTGCGAAGCGACCATTCCACCCCTTTGCTCAGCACTGCCTTGGAGGATGGCTCGTCACCACATTCGACCAAAG TCGTGTCTTTTCCCGATGATAACACCATCTCGCCACTGATGATTGGCAAGAACAAAGAACTTGACCAAAAAGACTATTTGGATCTTGACAGGCCTGCTAGGCAACATACCACAAGCATTAGTAAGAAGCGATTGACTGCACGCCCCTCAACTGAACGCTTGGTTCCGAGTAAAGTCCCCACTGCTGAAGGCAACCCATCCTTGAATTCGTTGCTTTCGGACAGCTCGACAGATGTCGGGTCACACAGTCATCATGCGCACGAAAACCTGCTGAAACAGGTCGGCACATGGTTGAAGCACGAGCGAAGCAGGCGTCATGCTCGTCGGGCAAAACGCAAGGCCGCCAAAGAAGGTGATGCTTCTCACGAACAATCTGGAGGCGCTGGCCGTGAAGCAGCCGATCAACCTATATTTCGACCCAGAAGCGACTCCGATTCCTCTCAAGGTGAAGACTCCCTGAATCAATTGGCCACCATCCTGGAGAAGACTCTATCTATGAAGCTGGCCGACGCGAAGAGAAGGCCTGGTAATTCGTCTAGAAACTCTACGGGTTTGAAACGGCATTCTGCAATTTCCCTCGATGCAGACTACTTCGAGTCGGTAGATCAGCTCGTTCCGAGTTGTGAGGCCATTTTGGATAACTCCAAGACCATGGCATACAACGTCGACTTACCCGGAGCTGAATCCGTCCCTGAAGTATCTGAGAAAGAAGCACGTAAAGAGAGAGAGGCTTGGACCAAGTTTCGAGCCGAGATCCTCCGTCTAGCCCATACTCTAAAATTGAAAGGATGGCGAAAGGTACCTATGGAGCTGAGCAATGAGATTGACGTACAGAGATTGAGTGGCGCATTGACAAATGCTGTATATGTTGTCTCACCTCCCAAGAACTTACCGGCACAGGAGCAGAATGAGGACGGTCCGCCCAAGCCTAGGAATCCTCCACC AAAACTTCTCCTGCGTATCTATGGTCCACAAGTGGAGCATCTGATAGACCGAGAGTCTGAGTTACAGATTCTGACACGACTTGCTCGCAAGCGCATCGGTCCGCGTCTGCTTGGTACCTTCACCAACGGACGATTTGAGGAATTTCTCCATGCAAAGCCACTCACATCCAAAGAACTGCGTAATGCAGACACCTCAAAGCAGATTGCAAAGCGTATGCGAGAGCTTCATGAAGGCATTGACCTACTAAAGGAGGAGCGAGAGGCTGGCCCATTTGTCTGGCAGAACTGGGACAAGTGGGTCGAGCGCTGCGAATACATCGTTACTTGGCTTGATCAGCAGATCCGTGAGGCCAAGCAGAACGCAACACCATCATCTTCCGACAAATGGAAGAAACTGGGATATGTCTGCGGTACGGAGTGGCCAGTCTTTAGGCAGATGATTGAGAAGTATCGAAGGTGGTTGGAGGAACAGTATGGCGGCATTGACAAGATCAACGAGCGAATGGTCTTTGCGCACAACGAC ACCCAATACGGAAACATTCTACGTATGGTACCACAAGGCGAGTCGCCACTGCTGCTTCCGGCAAACCAGCACAAGCAGCTAGTGGTCATCGATTTTGAGTATGCAAACGCAAACCTTCCCGGCCTCGAGTTTGCAAATCACTTC ACTGAATGGACATACAACTATCACGACGCAGAGGTTCCTTGGCGCTGCAACACCAAGTACTATCCGACCATCGAAGAGCAGCATAGATTCATTCGAGCGTATCTTATGCACAATCCTTCATACAAGGCATCTGGTGGTTACACATCAAACCCTGCGACCCCGCATCTTGGCCCACTCCCCTCGACAGGTAGCACGACTGCCCTAACTGCTACCGCAGTCCCTACCAATATCTCTACTTTCATGCTTGACTCGCGAGCTCCACCCGGTGAGAAGTATCAGGAACAGGAAATGCAGTCCGAGCGCCAGATCGAAGAAGAGACACGCCGTCTGCTAGCTGAGACAAAGCTTTGGCGTCTGGCAAACTCTGCAATGTGGGTTGCTTGGGGTATAGTTCAAGCTCACGTGCCCGGCCTTCCCGACTTCGATGccgaggagaagaaggcagCCGAGATTCAGAACGAAGAGGCAGTCGTACTGGACGGTGTCACAGCAGAGATCAAGGCGGAGGCAGAAGCAGAGAAGCAGGGGGCAGGGATCGTGAGTGAAGAAACGGCTGAGCAAAAAGAAATACAGATACAAGCGGAACAGGATGCTGACCTATTCAAGCCGCAGGATGAGGAAGAGTTCGATTATCTCGCTTATGCTAATGATCGTGCAATGTTCGTCTGGGGCGATGCACTACGCATGGGCATGGTGGACATGAAGGACTTGCCTGAGGAGCTGCAGAGCAGAGTCAAGCTTGTGGAGTACTAA
- a CDS encoding Mem-trans multi-domain protein, whose product MPFFSAPQALRLRSLPTVSSDFVAMASQSYDYGDSRMFRVFNNDHSSHPDFANLTLLVFEAVMEVVCVSAPGYIVARMGMFDAESQKFLANLNTQLFTPCLIFTKLASQLTAEKLAELAVIPVIFVVQTLISYLAALLVSRVCKFNKRASNFVVAMAVFGNSNSLPISLVISLSQTLKGLHWDKIPGDNDNEVGARGILYLLIFQQLGQLVRWTWGFNVLLAPASAYKDDDAGKHNAIESGEYSDDEAQHLLDDSHSDYESGNVTSYATSAESSDDDSDSLFNRADAQATTDFITPTNGNAIIRGAGDMSGNSNGAANGHLSSILEAHNKGKAPKGLKGMPARARMAVQRSASTVSLTTSRASSRVFASLPKWLQGPLYKTGTLLSRFFKGVWDFMNPPLWAMLIAILIASIPPLQHLFFDPGTFVSNSVTRAINQSGQVAVPLILVVLGANLARNTLPKEDQHSMEDEGVEKKLVIASLVSRMLIPTLLMAPMLALTAKYVPVSILDDPIFIIVCFLLSGAPSALQLAQICQINNVYMGAMSRILFQSYVVWILPSTLLLVMLALETVEWAR is encoded by the exons ATGCCTTTCTTCTCTGCGCCCCAGGCACTGCGTTTGCGCTCTCTTCCAACCGTGTCGTCAGACTTTGTCGCCATGGCATCACAATCCTACGACTATGGCGACAGCCGAATGTTCCGCGTCTTCAACAATGACCACAGCTCCCATCCCGATTTCGCAAACCTCACCCTCCTCGTCTTCGAGGCCGTCATGGAGGTTGTCTGCGTCAGCGCCCCTGGTTACATTGTCGCGCGCATGGGCATGTTCGACGCCGAGAGTCAGAAGTTCCTCGCCAACCTGAACACGCAGCTGTTTACGCCCTGCCTTA TTTTTACTAAACTCGCCTCTCAATTGACGGCTGAGAAGCTGGCTGAGCTTGCCGTCATTCCCGTCATCTTCGTCGTGCAAACCCTCATATCCTACCTTGCCGCCCTTCTCGTGTCGCGGGTATGCAAGTTCAACAAGAGAGCCTCCAACTTTGTCGTTGCCATGGCA GTTTTTGGAAACTCAAACTCGCTACCAATCTCCCTCGTCATATCGCTCTCGCAAACCCTCAAGGGACTGCATTGGGACAAGATCCCCGGTGACAACGACAACGAAGTCGGTGCGCGCGGTATCCTCTACCTGCTCATTTTCCAGCAGCTTGGCCAGCTCGTGCGATGGACATGGGGTTTCAACGTGCTGCTCGCACCCGCCAGCGCCTACAAGGACGATGATGCAGGCAAACATAATGCCATCGAGAGCGGAGAGTACAGCGACGACGAGGCACAACATCTCCTCGACGACTCTCATTCCGACTACGAATCTGGCAACGTCACCAGCTACGCCACTTCGGCAGAGTCCAGCGACGACGATTCCGACTCCTTGTTCAACCGCGCAGACGCCCAAGCTACGACCGACTTCATCACGCCCACCAACGGCAATGCTATAATCAGAGGAGCTGGTGACATGAGCGGAAACAGCAACGGTGCTGCCAACGGACATCTCAGTAGCATTCTTGAGGCTCACAACAAGGGAAAGGCACCCAAGGGCCTCAAAGGGATGCCCGCACGCGCTAGAATGGCTGTCCAACGCTCTGCGAGTACCGTCTCCTTGACCACTTCCCGTGCCAGCAGCCGAGTCTTTGCAAGCTTGCCCAAATGGCTGCAGGGGCCGCTTTACAAGACCGGAACGCTTCTATCGCGATTTTTCAAGGGCGTCTGGGATTTCATGAACCCCCCTCTATGGGCTATGTTGATCGCTATCCTCATTGCTTCGATCCCACCTCTACAGCACCTCTTCTTTGACCCAGGCACGTTTGTAAGCAACTCGGTCACCCGCGCGATCAATCAAAGTGGACAGGTTGCCGTCCCGCTCATCCTGGTCGTCTTGGGCGCCAATCTTGCCCGCAACACTCTACCAAAAGAAGACCAACACTCGATGGAAGATGAAGGCGTAGAGAAGAAGCTAGTCATTGCCTCGCTTGTTAGTCGCATGCTCATTCCTACGCTTCTCATGGCGCCTATGCTGGCTTTGACTGCCAAATACGTCCCCGTGAGCATTCTCGACGATCCCATTTTCATCATCGTCTGCTTTCTGCTCAGCGGTGCACCCAGTGCGCTCCAGTTGGCACAGATTTGTCAGATCAACAATGTGTACATGGGAGCCATGTCAAGGATTTTGTTCCAGAGCTATGTTGTCTGGATTCTGCCTTCGACTCTGCTGTTGGTCATGCTGGCGTTGGAGACAGTCGAGTGGGCCCGATAG
- a CDS encoding SPS1, Serine-threonine protein kinase yields the protein MADSNPSTPDVDGDSDTVFDSPSPSPALSSPPAPSSPKADADASLSADRPPPRTASTTGATANMTSSSTPLGNINAARNPRPANPPTISSRGSGLNVSQDILARIQAVHLGRKGAPPTGLPGRGPPPQSPGPSPNSNNPMSPGGNLGGVPGNFRMPARPPTTNFQSAPAVPGRAGAPKASMAERRGMNLGGFPGASPPGAPAGRKKPGLTLSQMNGDKPQDSAEPRKQETHFDKFSQFVDTKTGSLKFAGKAILNSDGVQFASGSSFNISLDEVDTLDELGKGNYGTVYKVRHSRPRMRKPGQGLAGNKAAPGSPSRKNFDEEPSPNGVPAAGTGIIMAMKEVRLELDDSKFAAIIMELDVLHRCISPFIVDFYGAFFQEGAVYICMEFMDGGSIDKLYADGVPEGVLRKITMATTMGLKSLKDEHNIIHRDVKPTNILMNTKGQIKICDFGVSGNLVASIAKTNIGCQSYMAPERISSGGIAQAGANPGGGTYSVQSDIWSLGLTIIECALGRYPYPPETYNNIFSQLSAIVDGEPPDLPAEGYSDAARNFVRGCLNKIPNLRPTYAMLLQHAWLAPLAKPDTITEEEEEEEEVEAANEAASGEAAGDQGPAEAIDMVEDKEVADWVKAAIDKRRSGKMKGAEKPALHAAPLDASVQSPSPNGTNGLETAEVAA from the exons ATGGCCGACTCTAACCCATCCACCCCGGACGTCGATGGCGATTCCGACACCGTCTTCGACAGCCCTTCACCCTCTCCTGCACTGTCTTCTCCTCCTGCGCCCTCTAGCCCCAAGGCCGACGCCGATGCCTCCCTGTCCGCCGACCGCCCCCCACCGCGAACCGCATCCACCACAGGCGCGACGGCCAACATGACGTCTTCGTCAACACCACTAGGCAACATCAATGCTGCGAGAAATCCACGCCCTGCAAACCCCCCTACCATCTCCAGCAGAGGCAGCGGTCTCAACGTTTCTCAAGACATCCTGGCCAGGATACAGGCAGTCCATCTTGGCCGGAAAGGCGCCCCGCCAACCGGCTTGCCAGGAAGAGGGCCTCCGCCCCAGAGCCCTGGCCCGTCGCCCAACAGCAATAATCCAATGTCACCAGGCGGAAACTTGGGAGGCGTACCTGGTAACTTCCGAATGCCAGCCAGACCACCGACAACCAACTTCCAATCAGCCCCAGCCGTCCCCGGCCGCGCAGGCGCTCCCAAGGCCTCCATGGCCGAACGGCGTGGCATGAATCTAGGTGGCTTTCCGGGCGCGTCTCCCCCGGGTGCTCCTGCTGGCAGGAAGAAGCCGGGCCTGACGCTCTCGCAAATGAACGGAGACAAGCCCCAAGATTCAGCAGAGCCGCGCAAGCAAGAAACCCATTTTGACAAGTTTTCCCAGTTTGTCGATACCAAGACTGGCAGTCTCAAGTTCGCGGGCAAGGCTATACTGAACTCGGACGGTGTACAATTCGCTAGCGGCTCCTCCTTCAACATCTCGCTAGACGAAGTCGATACGCTAGACGAACTTGGCAAGGGCAACTATGGCACAGTATACAAGGTCAGGCATAGCAGACCGCGGATGCGAAAACCGGGACAGGGCCTCGCAGGAAACAAGGCTGCGCCAGGCTCACCGTCGCGAAAGAACTTTGATGAAGAACCGAGTCCCAACGGCGTACCTGCCGCAGGTACTGGCATCATCATGGCAATGAAAGAGGTCCGGCTTGAATTGGACGACTCCAAGTTTGCTGCTATCATCATGGAGCTGGATGTCCTCCATCGCTGTATATCACCATTCATCGTCGACTTCTACGGCGCCTTCTTCCAAGAAGGTGCTGTGTACATCTGCATGGAGTTCATGGACGGTGGTTCGATAGACAAGCTTTACGCCGACGGTGTGCCCGAGGGTGTGCTGCGGAAAATAACAATGGCCACGACTATGGGTTTAAAGTCGTTGAAGGATGAACACAACATTATTCACCGCGACGTCAAGCCCACCAACATCCTGATGAACACGAAAGGGCAGATCAAGATCTGTGATTTCGGTGTCAGCGGCAACTTGGTGGCCAGTATTGCCAAGACCAACATTGGATGCCAAAGCTACATGGCGCCCGAGAGGATATCTTCTGGCGGCATTGCGCAAGCAGGCGCTAACCCCGGAGGCGGCACATATAGCGTCCAAAGTGACATCTGGAGTCTCGGACTGACGATAATCGAGTGCGCTCTGGGACGATATCCCTATCCCCCAGAAACGTACAACAACATCTTCAGTCAGCTCAGC GCAATTGTCGATGGCGAGCCGCCGGATCTACCTGCAGAAGGATACTCTGATGCAGCGCGGAACTTTGTACGCGGATGCTTGAACAAGATCCCCAATCTCCGACCCACATACGCCATGTTGCTTCAACATGCGTGGCTTGCACCTCTCGCCAAGCCAGACACAATCAcagaagaggaagaggaagaggaagaagtgGAAGCTGCAAATGAAGCAGCTAGTGGTGAAGCAGCTGGCGACCAGGGCCCCGCCGAAGCAATTGACATGGTAGAAGACAAGGAAGTAGCGGACTGGGTAAAAGCCGCAATTGATAAGAGGAGGAGTGGTAAAATGAAGGGCGCGGAAAAGCCGGCTCTGCATGCCGCGCCTTTGGATGCATCGGTCCAAAGCCCTTCGCCAAACGGTACGAATGGACTGGAAACTGCCGAAGTTGCTGCATAA
- a CDS encoding SEC63, Preprotein translocase subunit Sec63, with the protein MSGTDYNYDDQGQFFPYFILTVTTLVTVPTTISFLRPSKELENTGTRIESDFTPKHADLIQGQRKKQKRMERRIKRGLLMLGGWALNAAMVYLIIVTARTTPDIWDPYDVLGVSRDADEKAIKKHYRRLSLSLHPDKAREDPAKNVTIQSINDHWVDVTKAFKALTDEEIRNNFLQYGHPDGKQSFSIGIALPQWLVTEGAGKYVLLIYALALGVILPYTVGKWWYGTQRLTKEKVLVASAGNIFRDYDNDQGEVGVVHALSSGEEFNEIFAGNKAENGLSKLEQKVLSEGADSLIPATLTRKDRQKLDDLEDSRRRKVLTLLWAYLGRVELDDDTLNEEKFSVAPVALRLNEAYTAIALAYGNTKAVLSAYKTSQNVIQALRPGASALEQLPYFTPAVATAAEAERSRTHLTIQEFMQIPEAERKARLVQSGLLSQEQYSTAMSVASRIPLFHLDKAFFKVVGERFVTPSSLVQFVLKGRFIPSAATTLPDVNPKDLLDIDPAEGDVAAITGRKNDRSGEKPIQPPLAYAPYYSRDHAPRWHVFLADSKQGRIAVPPFTFSTFDKPILDESGNPTYNVQTLKMQFGAPPQAGSYTFVMHMICDSYIGMDTKIEVTLVVEDASKAEEVEEEEEISEPDEDAPNEDWCSREEAETGKRRLKWQ; encoded by the exons ATGTCCGGGACCGACTACAACTACGATGACCAG GGCCAGTTTTTTCCCTATTTCATCCTCACTGTCACCACACTCGTCACTGTCCCCACCACAATCTCTTTCTTAAGACCGAGCAAAG AACTCGAAAACACAGGAACGCGCATAGAGTCCGACTTCACCCCCAAACATGCCGACCTTATTCAGGGCCAGCGCAAGAAGCAGAAGCGCATGGAGAGGAGGATAAAGCGTGGCCTTTTAATGCTGGGTGGATGGGCGCTCAACGCTGCCATGGTTTACCTGATAATTGTTACGGCGCGAACTACGCCTGACATCTGGGATCCCTATGATGTGCTGGGTGTCTCTAGG GACGCCGACGAGAAGGCTATCAAGAAGCATTACCGTAGACTTTCGCTTAGCCTCCATCCCGACAAAGCCCGCGAGGACCCCGCCAAAAACGTCACAATACAATCCATCAACGACCATTGGGTAGACGTCACCAAGGCTTTCAAGGCTCTTACCGACGAGGAAATCCGCAACAACTTTCTACAATATGGCCATCCCGATGGCAAGCAGAGCTTCAGTATTGGCATTGCTCTGCCTCAATGGCTAGTCACTGAGGGAGCCGGCAAATACGTTCTGCTCATCTACGCGCTTGCACTGGGTGTTATTTTGCCTTATACCGTCGGAAAGTGGTGGTACGGAACACAGCGATTGACAAAGGAAAAAGTGCTTGTCGCAAGCGCTGGCAACATCTTCCGCGATTACGATAATGACCAGGGCGAAGTAGGAGTCGTCCATGCGCTGAGCAGTGGAGAAGAGTTCAACGAAATATTCGCCGGTAACAAAGCAGAAAACGGCTTGTCCAAACTCGAGCAAAAGGTGCTCTCTGAGGGCGCCGACTCTCTTATCCCAGCGACACTGACTAGGAAGGACCGCCAAAAGCTAGATGACCTGGAAGATAGCCGAAGACGCAAAGTCCTGACTTTACTGTGGGCATACCTGGGCCGTGTCGAACTGGATGACGATACCTTGAACGAGGAGAAATTCTCTGTCGCTCCTGTGGCGCTTCGTCTCAACGAAGCTTACACTGCCATCGCACTCGCATACGGTAACACCAAGGCTGTTCTCTCCGCGTACAAGACCTCACAAAACGTCATCCAAGCTTTACGCCCAGGTGCCTCAGCTCTGGAGCAGTTGCCATACTTCACGCCTGCCGTTGCCACTGCTGCCGAAGCCGAGCGATCGAGAACGCATCTGACCATCCAAGAGTTTATGCAAATCCCAGAGGCTGAGCGAAAGGCGCGTCTCGTCCAATCCGGTCTTCTCTCTCAAGAACAGTATAGCACAGCCATGTCTGTGGCGTCAAGAATCCCTCTCTTCCATCTCGACAAAGCGTTCTTCAAAGTCGTTGGCGAGCGTTTTGTCACACCAAGCAGCTTGGTTCAATTCGTACTCAAGGGTCGATTTATCCCATCAGCCGCCACTACACTTCCTGATGTTAACCCGAAAGATCTCCTCGATATTGACCCCGCGGAAGGCGACGTCGCCGCAATCACCGGACGTAAGAATGATCGCTCTGGAGAGAAGCCCATCCAGCCACCTCTAGCCTACGCCCCATATTACTCTCGGGATCATGCGCCAAGATGGCACGTGTTCCTTGCCGACAGCAAGCAGGGTCGCATTGCAGTCCCTCCCTTCACCTTCTCGACTTTTGACAAGCCTATCCTTGATGAGAGCGGTAATCCCACCTACAATGTCCAGACACTAAAGATGCAGTTCGGTGCTCCACCACAGGCCGGCAGCTACACCTTTGTCATGCACATGATATGCGATAGCTACATCGGTATGGACACCAAGATCGAGGTAACACTTGTTGTGGAGGATGCCAGCAAAGCGGAAGAGGttgaggaggaggaagagaTCAGTGAGCCAGATGAAG ATGCGCCAAATGAAGACTGGTGTTCCCGCGAAGAAGCGGAGACAGGCAAACGACGACTCAAGTGGCAGTGA
- a CDS encoding TolA, Membrane protein involved in colicin uptake gives MGFMSIFTLALAAGLAVAKPINDVQSLNGFSARQFDFNSVINGNRGDNGGFNFIDGFQRFNQQQQIINIQDRRLDIRDNRFQRQVVKQVQQVIVVDQVNNGFNNDMNNLFRKSNFRNRFRDVTTVIIVVQTIKIAIDNGRGDFFRQDIFAQSVIVANRGARRTQEVMIFDSRTLIAEDILRDNAFNRIGSFGGIAGATGAINNALPTKTGEYQLFGARPTWSAVAEDPAAELGGIWADAVQDMQNNANDGADNELNARIADQEKAALDQQANNNEQANNDNEQANNDNEQANNDNEQANNDNEQANNEEQANNNEQANADEQAKAAEQAKADEQAKAAEQANADEQAKADEQAKAADEQAKAEEQAKAEEQAKAAEEQAKAEEQAKAEEQAKADEQAKAAEEQAKAEEQAKGAEQAKPAEGPKAGEQPKGPKQ, from the coding sequence ATGGGTTTCATGTCTATCTTCACTCTCGCGCTCGCGGCTGGTCTCGCTGTAGCTAAGCCTATCAACGATGTTCAGTCACTCAACGGCTTCTCCGCCCGCCAGTTCGACTTCAACTCAGTCATCAACGGCAATAGGGGCGACAACGGCGGCTTCAACTTCATCGACGGCTTCCAGAGGTTCAACCAGCAACAACAGATTATCAACATCCAAGACAGGAGACTTGATATTAGGGACAACCGCTTCCAGCGACAGGTCGTTAAACAGGTGCAGCAAGTTATCGTTGTCGACCAGGTCAACAACGGCTTCAACAACGACATGAACAACCTTTTCCGCAAGAGCAACTTCAGGAACAGGTTCCGCGACGTCACCACTGTTATCATCGTCGTCCAGACCATCAAGATCGCCATCGACAACGGCCGGGGTGACTTCTTCCGCCAGGACATCTTCGCACAGTCTGTCATCGTTGCCAACCGCGGTGCTCGCAGGACACAGGAAGTCATGATCTTCGACAGCCGCACGCTCATCGCCGAGGACATTCTCCGCGACAACGCCTTCAACCGCATCGGCAGCTTTGGCGGTATTGCCGGTGCCACTGGTGCTATCAACAACGCACTTCCCACAAAGACTGGCGAATACCAGCTCTTTGGTGCTAGGCCTACCTGGAGCGCTGTTGCTGAGGACCCTGCTGCGGAACTCGGTGGTATCTGGGCAGACGCTGTCCAGGATATGCAGAACAACGCCAACGATGGCGCTGACAACGAGCTCAACGCGAGGATCGCAGACCAAGAAAAGGCCGCTCTCGACCAGCAagccaacaacaacgagcaggccaacaacgacaacgaGCAAgccaacaacgacaacgaGCAAgccaacaacgacaacgaGCAAgccaacaacgacaacgaGCAAGCCAACAACGAGGAGCAGGCCAACAACAACGAGCAGGCCAACGCCGATGAGCAGGCAAAGGCCGCTGAGCAAGCTAAGGCTGACGAGCAGGCCAAGGCTGCTGAGCAAGCCAACGCTGATGAGCAAGCTAAGGCTGACGAGCAGGCTAAGGCTGCTGACGAGCAGGCCAAGGCTGAGGAGCAAGCTAAGGCTGAGGAGCAAGCTAAGGCTGCTGAGGAGCAGGCCAAGGCTGAGGAGCAAGCTAAGGCTGAGGAGCAAGCTAAGGCTGATGAGCAGGCTAAGGCTGCTGAGGAGCAAGCTAAGGCTGAGGAGCAAGCCAAGGGCGCTGAGCAGGCTAAACCTGCTGAGGGACCCAAGGCCGGTGAACAGCCCAAGGGTCCCAAGCAGTGA